The DNA sequence GCATTATTTGGTCTATTATTAGGCAGATATGATTTTATAAGGGAGAATGCAAATGATATCATTGTTCCAGCATTAGTGATGATGCTATTTATTACTTTTTTACAAATCTCTTTTAAAGAGACGATACATGCTATGAAAAACACAAAGTTTACAGTAACAAGTCTCGGCATTAACTTTATATGGACACCTCTATTAGCAGGGCTGTTAGCCTACATTTTCTTATATGACCATCCAGCTCTATGGATCGGTTTTATTTTACTAATGGTAACACCATGTACGGATTGGTATTTAATTTTTACAAGTATAGCTAGAGGGAACGTACCTCTTTCGACAGCGGTTTTGCCAATCAACTTCATAGTACAAGTACTCCTGTTACCAATTTTTCTAATCATTTTTGCGGGTACAACCGGCTTCATTCAAATGACTACAATTGTCCAAAGCATACTATTCGTCTTGTGTCTGCCGCTGTTAATGGCTTACATTGTAAAAAGGCTAACTAGAAAACGTCAAGTGTTATATGACAACATAAATGCTAAACTCTCGAGCTTACCTGTAGTGTTTTTATGTATCGCTATTATGGCTATGTTTGCATCAGAAGGATACTTACTGTTTCAAAATCTAGAACTGCTAGCTGTACTGTTAATCCCTGTGACATTGTTTTTTATCATTAACTTTTATATGAGTCAATTAATAGGGAAAAAGCTGAACTTTAACCGAGCCGATCGTGTGAGCTTAGTTTTGACGACATTAGCTAGAAATTCACCAATCGCCTTAGCTTTAGCTATCGTAGCCTTTCCAGCTGAGCCTTTAATACCATTAACGTTAATAATAGGTCCTTTATTAGAGCTTCCTATATTAATGCTAGCCACCCAATTGTTGTTAAAAAACGGTAAATAACTTCTTTAATAGGAGAAAAATATGCAAAAAGGGAGACTCTCTAGGTAAAAACAACCTTTGAGTCTCCCTTTCTAACATTTCTGTTATACACAGTAATGCATCTATATGATTTTACTTCATTTATTGCCGCGGTACATCGCTGTACTTCTTTTGAAACATCTTAAATAATGAAAGCCCTACCTCTCTCTCATCCTTACGGTTCCGAGACCGTGCCAGTGATAAGAAAATTCCTTCTTATCGTATAAATAAGGCGCACTCAGAGTATTTACAGGATTCCAAAAAATCCGTATATAATTTTTTAATAGTTGTTTAATAGCTATAGTAAATCATTACGAACGAAAAAAAATAAAACCACATTTTACGCGTGAACGTAAGTTTGTATTATAACACATTTATTGATTGCTGACAAATCCACGTTTATTCCATACACACATAAATAATGATTCCTAAATTTGATATTAAATGTTATTATGTAAATAACAAAAATAATAACAAATATAATAATTATTACTACTCATGAATCAGTGATTTAAAATAAATGGTAAAGGTGTGAGTGTGGATGGATAAAACTTTGTTGTATCGTGCGAAGCAAGAAATAGAAAAAGAACTGACCGATCGAATACTCCCTTTCTGGAAAAAAAGGGTGATAGATGGAAGTGGAGATGGCTTTCATGGCTATATCGACTACCATTTAACAATTGATCATGACAGTGAAAAAGGTTGTATCCTTCATTCTAGAATACTGTGGAGTTTCTCTGCTGCGTACCGAAAGTATAAAAATGACACAGATTTACAAGTTGCAACACGAGCCTTCAATTATTTGAAAAATTATTTAATAGATGATGAGTTTGGTGGGCTTTATTGGTCGGTTACAAATGAAGGAGAGTTAAATGATACGAGAAAACACATCTATAACCAAGCGTTTGGTATATATGGATTAGTTGAATACTTCAGAGCGACTAATAATGAAGAGGCGCTACAATTAGCAAAAGAGATTTATCAATTAATAGAAATGCACGGCTTTGACGAAGAGAATAAAGGGTATTTAGAAGCGTTCAGTAGACAGTGGGAGAAAGATGAAGATTTAAGACTAAGTGACAAGGATATGGATGTAGAAAAAACAATGAATACCCACCTTCATATACTTGAAGCTTATACTAATTTATACCGTGTATGGAAAGATGATGTTTTTAAGGAGAAGTTTGAATTGTTATTTGATGTAGTAGCGGAAAAGGTATTGAACGAAAAAACAGGACATTACAGCTTGTTTTTTGATGCGGGTTGGAAAAAAGAATCCGATGTTATTTCATATGGACACGATATCGAAGGTAGCTGGTTAATGACAGAAGCGGCTGAAGTATTAGGCTGTAAAGTCAGACAAAATAAAATGAAAACAATGGCAATAAAAATGGTAGATGCATGTATTGAGGAAGGATTAGAGAATGATGGTAGTCTCATTAATGAAAAGGATTCAAATGATGTCGATGCGACCCGAGTTTGGTGGGTTCAGGCGGAAAGCTTAGTTGGCTTTTTGAATGCCTATGAGCTAAGTGGTGAGGAGCGTTACTTAAAGCATTTCCACAATAGTTGGGAGTATATAAAGAAATATGTTATAGATGATAAACATGGGGAATGGTATTGGGAGCTTGATCAGGACAACAACGTAAATAAAGAAAAGCCAATCGTTGAGCCGTGGAAAGGACCGTACCATAATAGCCGAGCATGTATGGAAGCTGTAGAAAGAATAACAAAAATAACAAATAACTATATAGACCGATAAAAGGAGAATGTAAAATGGAGAATGTTTTTCAAGCAAGAATGAAAGCGGTTCATGAACGGTATAAGGAAACAATTCAGCGAGAAAATAAAAAACTTGAAAATGGAAATGGTATTTACGATCGCTATGAACACCCTATTTTGACGAAAGAGCATGTACCGCCATATTGGATCTATGACTATAATGAGGAAACTAATCCTTACTTTATGGAAAGGTTAGGTATGAATGTTGTTTTTAATCCAGGTGCAATTTATTTAAATGGAAAGTTTCATTTAGTAGCTCGTGTCGAAGGAGTTGACCGTAAATCATTTTTTGCTGTTGCGGAGAGTGATAATGGTATTGATGGCTTTAAGTTTTGGGACTATCCTGTTACTTTGCCAGATACGAATGAAGATGAAGTCAATGTGTATGATATGCGTTTAGTGCAACATGAGGATGGCTACATATACGGGCTATTTTGCTCTGAAAGAAAAGACAAATCAGCGCCTCCAGGAGACACATCAAGTGCCATTGCGCAATGCGGTATCGTGAGAACAAAGGATTTAAAAACTTGGGAACGACTAAATGACCTTGAAACAAAATCTGCACAACAGAGAAACGTCGTTTTACATCCTGAATTTGTGAATGGTAAATATGCTTTCTATACCCGTCCCCAAGATGATTTTATTGAAGCTGGTACTGGTGGTGGTATTGGTTGGGGGCTGTCAGATAGCATTGAGAAAGCGAAGATAGATGAAGAATTGATTGTGGATCCAAAGGAATACCATACTATAAAAGAGGTGAAGAATGGCCAAGGGGACGCTCCGATTAAAACGGATAAAGGCTGGCTTCACGTTGCACATGGCGTACGTAATACAGCGGCAGGGCTGCGCTATACTATTTATGTTTTCCTAACGGACTTAAATGAACCGTGGAAGGTCACGCACCGCCCGGGAGGCCACTTTATCGCACCAGAAGGAATTGAAAGAGTTGGTGACGTTTCAAACGTCGTTTTCACTAATGGCTTAATAGAAAAAGATGGAGAAGTGTTTATTTATTATGCTTCTTCAGATACGAGATGTCATGTAGCAACAACGACGATTGATCGTTTATTAGATTATGCGACCAACACTCCTGAAGATAAGCTCCGTTCCACTTACAGCGTTGAACAGCGGAAAGAATTAATCGGAAATAACTTATCATTATTTGAAAAAAATCCAGAGCTTGATCCTCGTAATTGATAGCAAGGTTTTAGAGGTCGCTGAAAAAGTGGTGTTCTTTCACTTTTTCAGCGACCTCGATTTTTACTTTTGAGTCATTCTTTTTGAAATGCTTACCTAAAAAACGAAATAGAGCATCTGAAGGTCATCATACGAGCCCAATGCTTACCGAGAAAACAAGAAGAAGTTCCTGAAGGTCATCATAGAAGCGCAATGCTTACCGAGAAAACGGGAAGAAGCATCTGAAGGTCATCATAGAAGCGCAATGCTTACCGAGAAAACAAGAAGAAGCACCTGAAGGTCATCATAGAAGTGCAATGCATACCGAGAAAACAAGAAGAAGCATCTGAAGGTCATCATACGATCGCAATACTTACGAAAAACTCGTAATGAAGCAACCAACACTCGGCATCAACAATATAAACCGAATCGCGGCACCTCAAATATATATTGCCATAGAATCCCACCCCGAAGCTAAAACACTCTGCTTTGATTTTTCATAAAAGATTCATGTATGATAGTGTAACTAAGTGATTTTACACGGTAGAGGGGTATGTTCGATGGAAGAGATCGTTATTAGACAATTGGAAGAAAGTGATGCAGCGGAATTTCTAGACATTCGTTTAAACGCGTTAAAAAGCAATCCAGAAGCCTTTGCCACTACATATAAGGAATTAATGGATAGTGGAAATCCTTTAGAACAGTTA is a window from the Evansella cellulosilytica DSM 2522 genome containing:
- a CDS encoding arsenic resistance protein: MHTFEKLYTLFITFSALFGLLLGRYDFIRENANDIIVPALVMMLFITFLQISFKETIHAMKNTKFTVTSLGINFIWTPLLAGLLAYIFLYDHPALWIGFILLMVTPCTDWYLIFTSIARGNVPLSTAVLPINFIVQVLLLPIFLIIFAGTTGFIQMTTIVQSILFVLCLPLLMAYIVKRLTRKRQVLYDNINAKLSSLPVVFLCIAIMAMFASEGYLLFQNLELLAVLLIPVTLFFIINFYMSQLIGKKLNFNRADRVSLVLTTLARNSPIALALAIVAFPAEPLIPLTLIIGPLLELPILMLATQLLLKNGK
- a CDS encoding glycoside hydrolase family 130 protein, whose protein sequence is MENVFQARMKAVHERYKETIQRENKKLENGNGIYDRYEHPILTKEHVPPYWIYDYNEETNPYFMERLGMNVVFNPGAIYLNGKFHLVARVEGVDRKSFFAVAESDNGIDGFKFWDYPVTLPDTNEDEVNVYDMRLVQHEDGYIYGLFCSERKDKSAPPGDTSSAIAQCGIVRTKDLKTWERLNDLETKSAQQRNVVLHPEFVNGKYAFYTRPQDDFIEAGTGGGIGWGLSDSIEKAKIDEELIVDPKEYHTIKEVKNGQGDAPIKTDKGWLHVAHGVRNTAAGLRYTIYVFLTDLNEPWKVTHRPGGHFIAPEGIERVGDVSNVVFTNGLIEKDGEVFIYYASSDTRCHVATTTIDRLLDYATNTPEDKLRSTYSVEQRKELIGNNLSLFEKNPELDPRN
- a CDS encoding AGE family epimerase/isomerase, yielding MDKTLLYRAKQEIEKELTDRILPFWKKRVIDGSGDGFHGYIDYHLTIDHDSEKGCILHSRILWSFSAAYRKYKNDTDLQVATRAFNYLKNYLIDDEFGGLYWSVTNEGELNDTRKHIYNQAFGIYGLVEYFRATNNEEALQLAKEIYQLIEMHGFDEENKGYLEAFSRQWEKDEDLRLSDKDMDVEKTMNTHLHILEAYTNLYRVWKDDVFKEKFELLFDVVAEKVLNEKTGHYSLFFDAGWKKESDVISYGHDIEGSWLMTEAAEVLGCKVRQNKMKTMAIKMVDACIEEGLENDGSLINEKDSNDVDATRVWWVQAESLVGFLNAYELSGEERYLKHFHNSWEYIKKYVIDDKHGEWYWELDQDNNVNKEKPIVEPWKGPYHNSRACMEAVERITKITNNYIDR